In the Limnothrix sp. FACHB-406 genome, one interval contains:
- a CDS encoding BMP family ABC transporter substrate-binding protein, with protein MKRRDLLYGLGAAGSAIVLNNCTFAPSTPQRSRRAALFKVAMLLPRGADSDDWCREGMTGLGRIERELNAEIAYTDDINKGLPASLPQALDRYAKEGFGFIIGHSGTFRDDMVKAAVRYPRTRFAIVASDSGNNRNFGALGYRNAELGYLLGATLALQPKLQHIGLITSLPTPPIKQFNLAFQNALRRFAPDRKLSIEWVGSFDDEPKAIALTQKLIGAGIDGLAMNCWTNNPAIVNVAVDRQLPMVVLGPDSRKLAPNLILASGLIHVPELILHGARLAQRGRWEGRQYLFGLSERVLEFIPTTGNLNPESQKEIADLHDQIRSGRLEVLEER; from the coding sequence ATGAAACGACGGGATTTGCTGTATGGCCTAGGCGCTGCCGGTAGCGCGATCGTCCTCAACAATTGCACCTTCGCGCCCAGCACGCCCCAGCGCAGCCGCCGAGCTGCGTTGTTCAAGGTGGCGATGCTGTTGCCTCGGGGCGCAGACAGTGACGATTGGTGCCGAGAAGGGATGACCGGCCTCGGGCGCATTGAGCGGGAATTAAACGCAGAAATTGCCTACACCGATGACATCAATAAGGGGTTACCTGCCAGCTTGCCGCAAGCGCTCGATCGCTACGCCAAAGAAGGTTTCGGCTTCATCATTGGCCACAGCGGAACCTTCCGCGACGATATGGTCAAGGCGGCGGTGCGCTACCCCCGCACCCGTTTTGCCATAGTGGCTAGCGACAGTGGCAACAACCGGAATTTCGGAGCCTTGGGCTATCGCAATGCTGAATTGGGCTATCTATTGGGGGCAACCTTGGCCTTGCAGCCCAAATTGCAACATATTGGCCTCATCACCAGCCTGCCCACCCCGCCCATTAAGCAATTCAACTTAGCCTTTCAAAATGCCCTGCGCCGCTTTGCCCCCGATCGCAAGCTTTCGATCGAATGGGTGGGGAGTTTTGATGATGAACCCAAGGCGATCGCCCTCACCCAAAAGCTGATCGGCGCGGGAATTGATGGGCTGGCCATGAATTGTTGGACGAATAATCCTGCCATTGTTAACGTAGCGGTCGATCGCCAATTGCCCATGGTGGTGTTGGGCCCCGATTCTCGCAAATTGGCCCCCAACTTAATTTTGGCCAGTGGCCTCATCCACGTGCCAGAGCTAATTTTGCATGGGGCCAGACTGGCCCAACGGGGACGTTGGGAAGGTCGCCAATACCTCTTTGGGCTATCAGAACGGGTGCTGGAATTTATTCCCACCACTGGTAACCTGAACCCTGAGAGTCAAAAGGAAATTGCGGATCTCCATGACCAAATTCGTAGCGGCCGCTTGGAGGTTTTAGAGGAGCGTTAA